Proteins from one Montipora foliosa isolate CH-2021 unplaced genomic scaffold, ASM3666993v2 scaffold_437, whole genome shotgun sequence genomic window:
- the LOC137989002 gene encoding uncharacterized protein has protein sequence MSSLKEARQQLLLNNFDGDIDDEEFLLLFDINKSDNLDLLYKNYENFDLDLLEDDECESEFRFHKRDIPLLAEALQIPESITCYQRSVCNGVEALCIILKRLAYPCRYLDLIPRFARAVPVLCLIHNHLVDFIYETHRHRLLQWNQQLLNANALEEYTAAISAKGSPLDHCFGFIDGTFKPICRPSQHQEMEYNGHKRVHSIKFESVAFPNGMIGNMFGPVGEEYK, from the coding sequence ATGTCTTCGCTTAAAGAAGCAAGACAACAGCTTCTACTGAACAACTTTGATGGAGATATCGATGATGAAGAGTTTCTTTTGCTATTTGACATCAACAAATCGGACAACTTGGATCTCCTGTACAAAAACTACGAGAACTTTGACCTTGATTTGCTGGAGGATGATGAGTGCGAGTCGGAATTTAGATTCCACAAGCGGGATATACCCCTACTAGCAGAGGCCTTACAAATACCTGAAAGCATTACTTGCTACCAAAGAAGTGTGTGTAATGGAGTTGAAGCCCTCTGCATCATACTGAAACGCTTGGCCTATCCATGCAGATATTTGGATTTGATACCTAGGTTTGCGAGAGCTGTCCCTGTCCTTTGTCTGATTCATAATCATCTGGTTGATTTCATTTACGAGACCCACAGACACAGGCTTTTACAGTGGAATCAGCAGTTGCTGAATGCGAACGCTCTTGAGGAGTACACGGCAGCCATATCGGCGAAAGGCTCTCCACTAGACCACTGTTTCGGATTCATAGACGGAACTTTTAAGCCGATTTGCCGACCGTCCCAACACCAGGAAATGGAATATAATGGCCACAAGCGAGTTCACAGCATAAAGTTCGAGTCTGTGGCATTTCCCAATGGAATGATAGGAAACATGTTTGGTCCAGTAGGTGAGGAATATAAATAG
- the LOC137989003 gene encoding uncharacterized protein translates to MSFDVDVTPVSVSTEAQGREAETAFSSLSIVRPGSIASTQPTPSGSGFQTSSSTSNKRKVPCTKCSGRAKKLKSLRKKHSRLQKKLEKLKEKCNQLLVQQNDDPKDLTREDNPEEIKEEKEEAESSDSEPQDDDEEGIEWLQQEESSEAFSSQSEDEIEEDETANTITVDQGTPAQDEPKFIVFFTQLLVLFYFKCKTSGPRVTMKQRGTMVIASQQCQHCGDDAFVWKSQPMTLGGKHPLGNILLSFAILMAGASISKVLLVFKHMGLSAFSARTFFYHQRSFLFPAVISYGEQYQAGLIYKLKELKDVVRSGDGRFDSMGHSAKFGAYSMFSNKLLKIVHFEILQANETGSSTAMELEGAKRCFSYLQTAGISIKVFISDRHRGIAKWIREYQTSCAHFFDIWHVARSIGKAMTKLGKEKGCEKIADWVKGAHNHLYWCATSTKQGFEELIAAKWMSFMQHVANKHNNHESSLFNKCAHDDQIENRRWIKIGTKGYDKLSSLLTNVRLVNDIKKLSADAQTSCLEGFHSTLNHWHPKMVCFSWLGTFARHILASLHFNENVQRQTKISVDGEEYLKVTYPKFKLGDEVVREVTVPPTYDYVQEIKGKLFNTSRLELTNVVDRYSAKVPPSLSSQFKDRMKKADAVESYKKRQKRQATQLYPAGEEQDQLQASTVSSEAPPKKKRKKPTCAKCGKPKKGHKAALCIDQS, encoded by the exons ATGAGTTTTGATGTTGATGTCACTCCTGTGTCAGTTTCTACTGAAGCACAAGGTAGAGAAGCTGAAACGGCTTTTTCAAGCTTATCTATTGTAAGACCAGGCTCAATAGCCTCAACGCAACCCACGCCATCAGGGTCTGGTTTTCAGACTAGCTCTTCGActtcaaataaaagaaaagtacCCTGCACAAAGTGTTCTGGCAGGGCAAAGAAGCTCAAGTCCCTTCGGAAGAAACACAGCCGGCTCCAGAAGAAACTTgagaaactaaaagaaaaatgtaatcaACTTCTGGTTCAACAG AATGATGATCCAAAGGACCTAACAAGAGAAGATAACCCTGAAGAAATCAAAGAAGAAAAGGAGGAAGCCGAATCATCTGACAGTGAACCTcaggatgatgatgaagagggCATTGAATGGCTCCAGCAGGAGGAGAGTTCGGAGGCATTCAGCTCACAAAGTGAAGATGAAATAGAAGAAGACGAAACAGCGAATACCATAAC gGTTGACCAGGGAACTCCAGCACAAGATGAGCCTAAGTTTATTGTGTTCTTCACCCAGCTTTTGGTActgttttactttaaatgtaAAACAAGTGGTCCAAGAGTAACCATGAAACAGAGGGGAACCATGGTGATTGCAAGTCAGCAATGTCAACATTGTGGCGATGATGCGTTTGTGTGGAAATCCCAGCCCATGACCCTTGGAGGAAAACATCCCCTTGGAAACATATTGTTAAGTTTTGCTATACTGATGGCTGGAGCATCTATCAGCAAAGTGTTACTGGTGTTCAAGCACATGGGCTTGTCAGCTTTCTCTGCGAGAACATTCTTTTACCATCAAAGGAGCTTTCTATTTCCAGCTGTGATTAGCTATGGGGAACAGTACCAAGCAGGCCTCATTTATAAACTTAAGGAACTGAAAGATGTTGTGCGGAGTGGAGACGGGCGTTTCGATTCAATGGGCCACAGTGCTAAATTTGGAGCCTACTCAATGTTCTCTAACAAACTTCTCAAAATTGTGCATTTTGAAATTCTGCAG GCAAACGAAACTGGTAGCAGCACTGCCATGGAGCTTGAAGGGGCAAAACGTTGCTTTTCTTATCTTCAAACTGCTGGCATTTCCATTAAAGTTTTCATTTCTGACAGACACAGGGGAATTGCCAAATGGATACGGGAATATCAAACAAGTTGTGCCCACTTCTTTGACATCTGGCATGTGGCACGCTCAATTGGAAAGGCAATGACAAAACTGGGGAAAGAGAAAGGTTGTGAAAAAATTGCTGACTGGGTCAAAGGTGCACATAACCATTTGTATTGGTGTGCCACATCTACAAAGCAGGGGTTTGAAGAGTTGATCGCTGCAAAGTGGATGTCATTCATGCAGCATGTGGCCAATAAACACAACAATCATGAATCTTCCCTGTTCAACAAATGTGCTCATGATGATCAGATTGAAAATCGAAGATGGATCAAGATAG GAACTAAGGGTTACGACAAACTCAGCAGCCTCCTAACTAATGTGCGTCTGGTTAATGACATTAAGAAACTGTCTGCTGATGCCCAGACTAGTTGTCTTGAAGGCTTTCACTCAACCTTGAACCACTGGCATCCAAAGATGGTTTGCTTTTCTTGGCTTGGGACTTTTGC TAGGCACATTTTGGCCTCTCTCCACTTCAATGAGAACGTACAACGACAAACAAAGATATCTGTTGATGGAGAGGAGTACTTAAAAGTAACCTATCCTAAATTTAAGTTGGGCGATGAGGTTGTCCGTGAGGTCACAGTGCCACCAACGTATG ATTATGTCCAAGAAATAAAGGGGAAACTTTTCAACACCTCAAGGTTAGAGCTTACAAATGTGGTAGACAGGTACAGCGCAAAGGTTCCACCTTCACTCAGTTCACAGTTTAAGGACAGGATGAAAAAAGCAGATGCTGTTGAAAGCTACAAAAAGAGACAGAAAAGACAAGCCACACAGCTGTATCCTGCAG GTGAGGAGCAAGACCAGTTGCAAGCAAGTACAGTTTCATCTGAAGCACCACctaagaagaagagaaaaaagcCAACATGTGCAAAATGTGGAAAGCCAAAAAAGGGGCATAAAGCTGCTCTCTGCATAGACCAGAGTTAA
- the LOC137989001 gene encoding uncharacterized protein, producing MYERLIKDVKKTLHKTLGQTHLTYEELEAVVIDVEKNLNNWPLTYLDSNGGEERVLTPNGLMWGQNAHPIEGEDEEETSALNKRLREAKNHAWKRWRHEYVHSLMETHRINRKTAKVPEIGEIALIVADEKSRGEWKKGKVVQHIRGKDGVVRGLSLLHKGHHIDRPRNLICPLEIRQAVASDKGVPTAQSQPP from the coding sequence ATGTACGAACGGTTGATCAAGGACGTGAAGAAAACCCTGCACAAGACACTGGGCCAGACACACCTTACTTATGAGGAACTCGAGGCTGTGGTTATCGACGTCGAGAAgaatttgaacaactggcccttAACCTACCTTGACAGCAATGGAGGGGAGGAACGAGTGTTAACGCCAAACGGTTTGATGTGGGGGCAAAATGCCCACCCTATTGAGggagaagatgaagaagaaacaaGTGCACTAAACAAGCGGCTGAGGGAGGCTAAAAATCATGCTTGGAAGAGATGGAGACATGAATATGTCCACAGCCTAATGGAGACTCACCGAATAAATCGCAAGACTGCAAAGGTACCAGAAATCGGAGAAATTGCATTGATAGTTGCAGATGAGAAAAGTCGAGGAGAGTGGAAAAAGGGAAAGGTCGTACAACATATTCGAGGAAAAGATGGAGTTGTCCGAGGCTTATCGTTGCTTCACAAGGGACACCACATTGACAGACCGCGTAACCTCATCTGCCCATTGGAAATAAGACAGGCAGTAGCGAGCGACAAAGGAGTGCCAACCGCGCAAAGTCAACCACCTTAG
- the LOC137988999 gene encoding uncharacterized protein, producing MSEKLLLGDIKKAWLKWIAQVRSVKVPRSLFRQCNEVKAIDLHLFADASSLACSATTIALVKQDTGTVQGLLTSKSRISKRNTAMPRLELVAGHMAANMTNNVQQALTRWPVASINIWIDSTVALYWLISPGSDWKVFVANRVRKIATITEKLNISWKYCPTDKNIADLGSRGTSVNKMEKGDWFTGPEWLQHEEKWPEQPTLARSTEASEEKKPLKEVVASASEHKPDKWDQLLQGKPYWAVLRVTAWAILFKNNTLAKKQMRKKRKGALCTDEIRRAKELWVRRAQKRIPQDTETPGWRLVEDKEAGILKCVGRIPGYRPTYLEDCQLTQKLIRHVHAKIKHLGVANTMAEIRKEWWIPKLRSKVKKMVNTCNVCRIFSMKPYGATATADMPQFHVEASRPFETTGVDFAGPIAFKIAKKEQGKCYILLFTCATSRAVHLELTKTPAAEEYQRKLNLFIARITPQCSSLQQPG from the coding sequence ATGTCTGAGAAGCTATTGCTGGGAGATATCAAGAAAGCCTGGTTGAAGTGGATAGCTCAAGTTCGAAGTGTAAAGGTCCCTAGAAGCCTTTTTAGACAGTGTAATGAAGTCAAAGCTATCGATCTCCACCTTTTTGCCGACGCAAGCAGCCTGGCCTGTTCTGCAACAACGATAGCCCTAGTTAAGCAAGATACTGGCACAGTGCAAGGACTACTGACCTCGAAGTCAAGAATCTCCAAGAGAAACACTGCGATGCCCAGACTAGAACTGGTGGCAGGACACATGGCAGCAAACATGACCAATAACGTGCAACAAGCTCTAACTAGGTGGCCCGTTGCTTCCATCAACATATGGATCGACAGTACAGTGGCACTCTATTGGCTGATAAGTCCTGGAAGTGATTGGAAGGTGTTTGTGGCAAATCGAGTCCGGAAGATCGCAACAATAACAGAGAAACTCAATATTTCTTGGAAATATTGCCCAACAGACAAGAACATAGCCGACCTAGGAAGTAGAGGCACATCGGTAAACAAGATGGAGAAAGGGGATTGGTTCACTGGACCCGAGTGGTTACAGCACGAAGAAAAGTGGCCAGAACAACCAACACTAGCACGTTCAACGGAGGCAAGTGAGGAAAAAAAGCCACTGAAAGAGGTTGTAGCGAGCGCTAGTGAACACAAGCCTGACAAGTGGGATCAGTTGTTGCAAGGCAAACCGTACTGGGCTGTACTGAGAGTCACTGCCTGGGCTATATTATTCAAAAATAACACGTTGGCAAAGAAACAGATGAGGAAAAAACGGAAAGGAGCGTTGTGTACTGACGAAATTAGACGAGCCAAGGAACTATGGGTGAGAAGAGCGCAGAAAAGAATTCCGCAAGATACAGAGACACCAGGGTGGAGATTGGTAGAAGATAAAGAAGCAGGCATACTCAAGTGCGTTGGAAGGATTCCTGGTTACAGACCAACTTACCTCGAAGATTGTCAACTGACGCAGAAGTTAATCCGTCATGTTCACGCAAAGATCAAACATTTGGGAGTGGCCAACACTATGGCAGAAATAAGGAAAGAATGGTGGATTCCAAAACTAAGATCGAAAGTGAAGAAAATGGTCAACACTTGCAACGTTTGCAGGATTTTCAGCATGAAACCTTATGGAGCTACAGCAACAGCAGACATGCCACAGTTCCACGTGGAAGCCAGCAGACCCTTTGAGACTACAGGAGTAGATTTTGCTGGACCTATCGCTTTCAAGATTGCAAAGAAGGAGCAGGGAAAGTGTTACATTTTGCTGTTTACTTGTGCCACGTCGAGGGCGGTGCATTTAGAATTGACAAAGACTCCGGCGGCAGAAGAATATCAGAGAAAGTTAAACTTGTTCATAGCCAGGATAACGCCTCAGTGTTCGAGTCTACAGCAACCTGGTTGA